The nucleotide sequence caaaataacaaaagagaaaaaaatcagataagactggggatataactctgttgatagagtgctcacctagcatgtacaaggccctgggttcaatccttagatacacacacacacacacacatacaaaacctaaacaaaataatgcaagaaaaaaaaaaaaaaaaacccactttacCATCAATTGCTACTGCAGTGGTTCCCAGACTTGTACATGAGAATCCTCTGGAGATCTTATTAAAATTCCTCAGTGACTCCAATGTGCAGgtagatttaggaaattttgtaCCATTTTCAAAGGAATTCTATGGGCTGTGTTGCCCGTGAGACTTTGTGAGACTGGCAGTGTGGGGACATGGTGGGGTAGCGGGAGGCTATAAGCATCTTCCTAGGAAGGGAAGAACTTTTGAGGCTCCGCAAGACTAAGCAAACCACTGCCCTTGGGGGCTTTTCCCAAATGGCTGCCATAGAAGCACCTGTTTCCAAAGAGTGGATTTCTGACTTTCAGTCATCTCTTCTttgctccctccttttcttcaaAGGTTGGCACAGAGAAGGAGTTCACAACTGTCCAAAGAATTCAAGGATGAGATTGCTTTCACAGACCTGTTTTCTATTGCCTGAAGAGCAGGGAGGAACCATTAAAATTCTTTGGTGACAAAACCACAGTGACACACAGTGAGCACCAGGAGCGCTGGGGACCCGGCCAACAGCTTGGGACCAGCTCCCAGCCCTTCCTGGTTGGTTACCTAATCGCTCAGGCTCCTGTCAAACCTGCACTCCCATTTCTCCACTTGCGACAACAGGGATCCAGGGAATCAGTTCCAGCACTGGGAACCTGAAAACTCAGGTTTCGTCTCCGCCCTGCTCCGCGGCTCCTCCCACTGTCTCCGCCCCTTCCAAGGCCTTAAGGGTCTGGGATCCAGCTCCAGCCAGCGGAGATCGCAGCATGGAAGGTGGGAGCCACAAGGAAGGCGGCTTCGGCCGCACACTGTGCGTGCTCACAGGGGCTTCCCGTGGCTTCGGCCGCGCGCTGGCCACACTCCTGGCCCGGCTGCTGTCACCCGGCTCGGTGTTGCTCCCAACCGCCCGCAACCAGGAGGCGCTCAGGCAGCTGGAGGCAGAGCTGGCGGCGGAGCATCCTGGCCTGCGCGTGGTGCCGGTGCCCGCCGACCTGGGCTCGGACGCCGGCTTGCAGCAGCTGCTCGGAGCTCTGCGCGACCTCCCCAGACCCGAAGGGCTTCAGCGCCTGCTGCTTATAAACAATGCGGGTGAGACGGGGCGGTGGCTTCTCCATTTAAGCGGTCCCTCCGCACCCCGCTGGGGACAATAAGGGCGATTCCTAGGTGGGCAGACTAGTAGGCCGAGAGTCGAGAGTACGGGTAGTTCAGCTGTTGCCTGAAAGTTCAGTCCTTGTTCCGGATGCCAGTCCAATAAggaggacaaggttttgagaagaggagaaaggtttattgctttgacagcaaaggagaaacacaggggactcctgtcccaaagctttctgtccatcagcaggaactggggacttctttttttttttttttttccgtttgtttgttttttggcttttggttccccccccccccccgccttgaGATTTGAGAGGAGTAGAGagataggaagagagagaaaaaaaaatgagttgctgtggcagagcagcaagggctatattcaaatcATAAAGTGGATCGCACTTACATAACCTCCGAGGCACACAGAGGCCTAATGTACAGGAGGAAGGCCAAGTGTCCTCAAATCTGGCGGCCCTCATCCTGACACGCTTTGCCCAATCAAGTTTTCTTAAGTGTCTCTAGAACTTTTCAGAACTCCTTGCGCAGCGCCCTCTAGCGATGGACTGAGTCAAAGCATGGAGTCCTCAAATTGCCTTGCTTCTCCAAACTCCCCCTAGAGCTTGCCCCAGAGGCCCTGACTACCCAATGCCAGAGCAAGGCCAGTGCATTGTCGGTGGACAGCCTGGGTGGGGGGCTTCTCCCCACTAGTTAGTCTTTCTGCAGAGCTGGAGAAGCAGGAAACGCCTTGAGAAGTGCTAGGGAGATAGGTCCTCTAAGTCTGGATGAGAAGGGTGTCTCTGGAGGAAGTGGGGGAGGCTGGTAAGAGGAACAGaccctttatttcttttgcttcccacacccccaggtgctggggattgaacccagggcctctcccgtgctaagcaagtgctctaccacagggCTACATCCCCCGTGCTACACTGACTTATTTCTATCTCTGGTTTTCAGCCACCCTTGGGGATATTTCCAAAGTCTTTCAGACCTTCAGTGACCCAGCAGAAGCAAACAGCTACTGGGCTATGAACTTGACTTCCACACTCTGCCTGACTTCCAGTCTCCTGAAGGCCTTTCCAGAACGTCCTGGCTTGAGCAGGACTGTGGTTAACATCTCATCCTTCTGTGCCCTGAAGCCCTACAAGGGCTGGGCATTGTACTGTGCAGGGAAGGCTGCTCGAGACATGATGTTCCAGGTCCTGGCTGCAGAGGAACCTAGTGTGAGGGTGCTGAGCTATGACCCAGGTAGGTGGAAGGTACTGCCATCACTGTTCCCAGAACTGGTAGTTCCTCACTGTGGACTGGACAAAGGGCCTATCTCCTTTCTCCATGAGAAAGGACCCACAGAGTATGTTGTACCTGACTCCTGACCCTCACCCCTCAGGTGAAACGTGGATTCCAAGGAAGTAGAGCTAGCAGGAGCAGGGGATGCAGAGAGAGTAgggagttgctgggactacaggtgggACAGGGAAGCCTGAGTTATTAGATGAAGTTTGGGAGAACAGTGGGGATTGAATTCTGGGCCCCAAGCTTCCCTCTTCATGTGAAATGGGAAAGATGCTACCTGTCTCCCAGGGAGCTAAAGGAGGTAGTGCCTGTGGAAATGACCCTCAGCAGTGAAGTACTGTCTAATTGCTACAACTTCTACTTGTTCCATGGGACTTGTCACACTGTGTTACCTCCCTAGGTGTACCTGATGGGAACCCCTGTTCATCTGTGTGCCCAGCAGCTAGCTAGCAAAGCTAGTCTGGGGTGGGTCTGCAGGGCATGTTAACTGAGTGACATGCAGACAGATGTTGTTGAGTGGTGAGAGTCTAGGCCGAACTGGGCCAGAACCCTGGGGATGGGGGATGCTGGGATGATTAAGATGGTTCCCTGTGCTCATGGAAGTTGAAAGGTATGGGGTCTTGAGACACCTGGTCTGGTGTCTGCCCTCTCCACCCAGATACCACAGTGCCAGGGCCTTTATTCTAGACTTGCAGTTCCTGGAGTTAGAAGGTGTGACAGAGCTGTGGTCTAATGTCTGAGCAGCTTAGGTAGAGATGCAGGTTTGTGTCCTGGGGACAGAGATATAGAGTAGGCTCCACAAAGCCCGAATGTGACAAGACCAGGATTCTACCCTGCTTCCAATGTGTCATCAGCACCGTGTCTACTTCTCCTGTTCTCCATGCTCCACCCCACAGACCCACGCAGGGATTCTGGAGCCAACATCCCAGCTCATCACCTGCAGCTCAGCCTAGATCTCACTCAGACCACATGACCAAATGTCACTTATAGCTAGGAGCTGagatggcagatggccacatgGCTAGGTTCAATGTCAGGAGTCTGGGCATTGTGAGAGAGCTGAGACTTGTAGGAGCTCCCCAGGGCCTAAACAAAGGCAGAGACAAGTCTGAGTGTCATTTCACTCTCTGGAAGGATGTTCTAATAGGCGTTCAAATATAGAGTGGGCTGTTTGGAAAGGTAGAGTGTCCCTTGTCATCAGGATACACCCATGATTGGAAGGTGTTTGAAAATCAGGAAGGTGATGCTCTTTCCAGGTCTGAGATTCTGTGAATTTCTGTCCCCCAGGATCATTAACTCCAAATTCTGTTGTGATTCCTCTGTGGAGAATAGAACGTGCACACGAGAGTTCATGAAGGGGAAGGCTTCCTTTTGGATGGGGAGACCAGGAATGGCTTTACTGGAGGTAGCTGGACTCAGTGTTGTCCCATGGTGCTGTGTGGATGTTTGCAGGTTAGACATGTCCCAGCAGTGCAGGTAAAGGAGAGAAAGTGTGTGAGGCAGTGACAGGCTTTGCAGTTTGGCTGGAAGCTGGGTGTTCACAGAGGGGAGGGGTTAAGGGACCTTGAGATCTTGGCTTTTGGGAAACTGATTCAACCTTATTGGGAAACTGCCTCAACCTTTGTGGCTGTTAATTCAGAACACCAGCGAGGGGTGATGAAGAACACAGAGGGGAAAAAGAGGTCAGGTGCGTTATTATATCTTGAAGGAAATGTAATGACCCATACCTAGCCCGGCACATTTATTAAATAGGTTGTAACATCAAAaagggtaaatttttttttttttttttttgtggtgttgggaattgaacccagggccttgtgctcacaaggcaagcacgctaccaactgagctatataaaCCAGCCCTCAGAAGGTAAATTTGTGGGAAGGTTTCTTAAAGCATGTAGGATGAAGGACAAAGTTCTGGGCCATCCAGTATACTCATCAGCTTGTGCTCATGATTCTTTACTTCCAGCAGCTGGTGTCTGAACTCAGGGTCAGAACCGATAATGCCATGGCAAGCACAGACCCTCCTTTGAACAGGGTTCACCATAGCGACTGGGCACTCTCAACTGGTGCCTTTGGACAGGACTTCCCAGCACAGGGGCGAGGACCATCAGAGAGGGTGACTCAAATCACCACTGCTGCCAGGAAGCCCCTGAGGGGTTTTCAGCAGAGGAATGGTGTGATATTTTGGGAAAATGAGTTTAGCCAAGGGGTGGGttgaagcagggagagagaaccAGGGCTTTGTGAGCAGGAAGGGCCTGGTTGTCAGGGTATGTAGGTGCAGAAGTGTCCTGCCTGGTGCCTGCTTGGCTGTAGCAGAGGACGAGGTGGGGAGAGGGCACAGGGCTTTCAAATACTTCATTGGTAGAAGTAGGAAAGTCAAGAGAAGGTGCTATGGGCCTGGAGTTGGTGAGTACGTGCTtcgcatgtgtaaggccctgagcTTGGTCCCAGCTCCACATTGAAAActaatgaaagagagagagagagacatagagaAGGTCCTGCTTCATGAGGGGTGATGGTCACAGGGTGGTGTGTTGGTGGGGATCTTGTTTTGTGTGGACTTTGGAATTTGAGTGCAACTCAGCAGTGACACAGTGGGGTCTTTGGCCACTCTGACCACGCATTTCAGCCAAGATGAACTCTTGCCTCTGGCCGGACATGACTCAGCTCCTTCTCCAAGTACATAGCACTGACCCATGACCTTCTGTCCCTGACATCTCATTTTGATTCTCCAGGTGCCTTGGACACAGACATGCAGCAGTTGGCTCGGGAGACCACAGTGGATCTAGACTTACGAAAAAGGCTACAGGATTTGAAGACAAATGGGGAGCTGGTGGATTGCAGGATATCAGCCCAGAAGCTGCTGGACTTGCTGCAAACAGACGCGTTTGAGTCAGGAGCCCATGTGGACTTCTAGTAAATAGCTTGTGTCCTTGTCTTCTTGGGCCTTTTAGCCTCTACTTTTGTGCACACCCCAGGAGCCCTGTCACTGCCCACACCCTTTCACACAGGCCCTGACAACCTGCCTAAAGCAGACAACCACTCATGCCTACTGCCCTGCCCTCAAAGGCAGCCCGTGGGAGTGGCTGGTGTCACCAGTTGTCAGGATCTGTGTCATGCAGCCTGGATGATAAGGAGCTTGGAGGGAGGTCATGGGTGTTGTAGTTCTCCAGCCCCAGGAATAGAATTTTAGGATGGGAAGAGCAGGAAAAACAGCTGAAACACTGAAGAGACAAGTTTGGGGTCTCGCCCTCAGCTGGTCCATGGGAAAGGAGGGAGTGATCTGCTGTGAAGAGGGAGGGCCCAGCAGATTCACAGGTGGCCTGCAGGGAAAGAGGACAGAGCAGGTTGCAGCCCACACAGACACCCCTTGCTCAGGGTGAGGGACCCTTGTGTTGAATTTCCTGTCCTCTCCTGATGCCTTCTTCCTTTAGAACCCACCTTCCCCCAAGGCCGGGAGTTCATGTAGGAGAAGAAGCAGACACACAGAAAAGGTGGCCCAGTCTTCATGACTGCCTGCTTCCCTCTCCTAGAGGCTCCTagtgtgattacaggtgtgctgcaCCGTGCCCAGTCTTCCTTAAGGGCTTGTTCAAATGGAGGACAACAGAAAGACacatttatatattgaatatCTCAATCATAtacaattcatttttctctctgaacacaaaaacaaaaacccccaaaagtACTTCAGTTGcccaagaaagaaatcaaaataaagaaccTGAGTAcctatttgttgttgttactgttgtttttagtaaaggggattgaacccagggatgttgtACCACAGACCTACATCccatgccctttttatttttcatgttgagactgggtcttgctaagttgtcaacCCTtcttgcacttgtgatcctcctgcctccacctactgagtcactgggattacagatgtgcaccaccacacctggttagaACTTGAGTACATGGAAGATTCAGTGTAATAAAAATGTAGATAACCAGTGAGAACAGAAAAGAAGggtgttgaaataatttttgtttccatGCTATTGAAAGAGTGAAGGTATCAAAAATAACTCATCAAGGAGAAGACGTAATGTATGCAACAGAATGCTGAATCAGAAGGCTGTGCTGTcctttggatatgaagtgttctCCAGAGGTTCATATGACAAATAGGCTTGGTCACCAGAGTGTGGTGGTTGGGAGATGGTTAGAAACTGATGGGTGGAGCCTAATGAAGGGAAGTTAGGTCATGGTGGAGTGTTGGGGGAGGGGCTTGGCCCTGAGTGGGGGTGATATGACCcatgccccttcctctttctttgttgTCCATCCTCCATGAGGTGCATGGGTATCCTCCACCCGCCACTCCATCCACGATATTCTTCCTCCTCAAAGGTCCAGAGGCAACAGGGCCAAGAAACCAAGAGACATATCTTCCTCCTTTTAAGTGCATTTCTCACCTATTTTGTCATCTTGGTGGAACTGACTTAACACAGAATATGTgacatttttttccagtactgggattgaacccaggggcactgtaccactgagctatatttccacatttaaaatttttattttgagtctgtCTGACCAAGATGCCTAGACTGGCCTCAGGCTTGCAATCCTTCTGagcttcccgagttgctggaatttcaggtgcgtgccactgtgcccagcacctgcatattttaaaacaaaaacaaaaactgtaccTGAGAGGGTATGGAGGACAGAAGTAAGTACGCTAGATCTCTCACAATATGGAGGGAcattaatagcaataataatttcTAGTGTGCGTTGAATCATGAAAAATGTATTAAGTGCTCTGTATCTAGTGGCTTTGCTCCACCCTGGcacgatggcacacacctgtattcccagcggctcaggaggctaaggtaggagaattgcaagttcaaaggcatcCTCCCCAACTAAGCGAGGTTCTCaccactgcctcaaaataaaaaattgtaaaaagggctggaaatacggctcagtagttaagtgccccttggttcaatctcatGTGTGTGTGAATTGGTTAAATTCCTTACCACTTTAACTCCAGAGTTACCCATTTTCTGGTTCATGGTAggcattcaacaagtatttgtcaatgtttaattaaatgtttaatcAAGTAAAGAGGGTTTGAAATTATATGACCTGGTGAAGACTGGACAAGTAAGGACAAGGATTATAACCAGGCCTCCAAAGTACAAGATCTTTTTGTTTTCCCAACACACAATGTTTTGATTATTTTGGTGTGTGCATGGTTTTAGAAACCTAACCTgcagcctcacacatgctaggcaagtctgATACCACTAAGCCAAGTCCCCAGCCCAATGTTTtcaatgttttgattttaatgttGATGTTGACAGAAAAACACAAGTGCaggcatttataattttatttcaaaagcaacTGTCAGTATACTTAAAGGAGGACTGCAACTTCCAAGTCAATAAGAGAGAAAGTAAGTATAGCAAAAGAAACTTGagacaagaaaaaatgaataaaaagaaacctCAAAGAAGCCTAAGAATGGGAAACATAATAGACAAATGGGCAAAGAGCATGAAGAGCTGACaggctaagaaagaaaaatgcataacCTGGGGCTGAGGTATAGcctgtggtagagcatttgctgcACGCCTGAGGCCCTGAATCCCATTCCCAGCACCGCGACTAAAGTACAACCTTCCTAAAATCCAAAGAACCAAAAGaaggctgggtgtgtagctcagggAAGAATCGTGTGTAAGACCCCAGGTTCAACACCCCCCaccaagaataagaaaagaaaagaaaagaaaagaaaaatattaacatagTGAAATGGACATGCTTATTATCTAGGTTGGAATTTAAACTTGTTTTAATCTGTCCCTAATATAAAGCagtccttcccttctttttttttgtttgccatTGACTCAAAGAAACACATCATAGAGCCTACAGAAAGTCTCATGTCTGCtttcttcatttatctttcaGTTCCCACTTCTTAATTACTCTAAAGTGTTGCTATAGAGTTTATATTTCATCACATCAAAAGGCACATAATACAGACCTGAACTTTAGATATGAGTGACCTTTGAACTCTTTGAGATATCCAAATTACCCAGTGAGAGTTCAGGTGGGAACAGTCCAGGCCTTCCCTTTGTTGTACATTTTCCCATGAACTTTTCATCTAATTTTTTCACTCACTGATCTTTGCCTGAATGAATTATTAGcagtaacaaaatattaattttttccttctgtcattTCGTCTACATTGGCTGAAATTTTCTGTAAGTTATTTCTGATCAACTAAATCCAATATGTAACAGTGGCCCACTTTATGCTGTGAATATCgaagggttatggaaaacaatattcctacaagacagcccCCTAAGAACAGTAGGGAGATATGCAGCTCAGCAGATGGGAGGAGAAACTAGCCAAGCTTTAACCTCCCAGcaaatcctttcctaataacaatgagCCCTGAAGGAAGAGGGCAGATACTGAAGGCTGGgctctggactttgaccttcctCCATTGCAGATTAGTCCTCAATGGAGGCCCAGCCAATATGGAAACTCTGGGAAataatggatcccagagaaagaaaagcaatgggcaagatttgaatactcatccctcaggatctgggCTTCCATCTCCCCAGATActaatgagtttcaacctttttacaactactctcctaagttaaagttttaacctgcacaactagcccctgactgtccaaaGGGCACATGCACCATTTCCAATGTCTAAACCACCCTTGTTGTAGCCCATGAAACTAAAGTCCCCTCTGTAACCAATGGTCATTTTCACATCCAGAAAATGAGTCCCTACTGTGCCCAAGTCAGCGAATGAAGAAACGACTTCTCTAAATCTGTCGAGGTTCTGTATTCCTTGGTTTTGTGCTTACAAATATGGGCCCTTGCTGTTCTGCCAGTGTAACTGATTCttaaaagagaaatgttttattctcttcctctctccctgttcctctctaatctcaggggaaaaaGGATTACCATTTTCCCTGTTTTAGGCAGGTTTATCTGTGCTTGactacacacccaccataggaacaaggTAATCCAGATGGTAACAGAGTATCAGAAATGACTCTGGCCCAAATTAACAAGGGAGTTACAACTCTAACAGAGAATACATGGAATGAAGCCTTTGAATctcctctttaaaagcccccagttcctgctgatgggcacaATCACACCCTTTagaacaggagtcccctgtgtttctcctgccAAAACAGTaagtcttctttttccttttccttaaaactgtgtccttgttattgaattggcatcggggacaaggactgagcttccTGTAAATGATTTGGCACCCCACATGGGATCTGAAAGCTGCCCCTGCTCtagctttcttgggcaggcctggctgtccaaggaaccccacttccatgctgtttaagtcagtttttttcctgctgtggctaaatgatctgaccagcacaattatggggaggaaaggtttatttgagagctcacgtTTTCAGCGGTCTTAGTCCATCggaggttggctccattcctcagggctcaaggtgagggaGAAAGAACATCATAGAGGAAGAGCTTGGCACAGAGAAGCAGCTTGcagaatcaggaagcagaaagactgaCAGAGActgcactctccagatacaaaatatatacccaagagtCACTCCCAatttccaatctcctccagccacaccctatcacttcaattaatcccatcagggattaattcacggaTTGTGTTAAGaatcttacaacccaatcatttctcctctgagacttcctacattgtctcacacataagctttgggggacacctcacatccaaaccataacacatgctGAGGATGCAAGGTGGCTGATGAACTCGTTGACAGTCACCTGCTGGACAGGTAGGAGATGGGTGAGTTTGCCTTGGGTTGAATCAGAGAAGCTATTCCTGTGAGGAAAAGAGGAGACTGGGGAACCACTCCAGGAGCTGCTGAAGCACCTTTTGCTTTGGGGAACTCCTCCCTTCTGTCCCTGTATGCTCCTCAGGTTGCTCCATCATGGTCCCTTTCAAGAACAAGGAAACTGAACTGAACAAGAAAACTCATGACAAATATGGCCATCTGTTAAGTCCCCCAGTGTACATgccaagacccttgattccacacaTCTAGTTCCTCTTCATGGGAACATCTCTTCCTTCTTTGACCCATTTCTCTCAATTTTCCCCTGCTTATTTCTGTTGCCTTCTTAACCTGTTCCCATGGCATGGGATGTGTCTTCTAGGTTCACCGCATTCATAATTTCACTTGCAGGGTCAGGTTCTTGTTGGCATCAAATCTGCtcttttgctgctgccattattctacTCTCCCACACCACCTTACTACCCAGGTCGTTAGCCTGCAAACTTCCTAGCCAGTATTTGGCCTAGATTGTTAGCCCGCGAACCTCCTTGGCAACCATTAGTCTGTTGttattagcctgtgaaattccactgcttaagaattgttcccccaccattttctctctcaacCTCCTTCTGGCcttcactctctcttgcatgaacgaacactctctctctcaccctgcagggaaacACTCCGTCTGTCCACTAAATAAactctcttgcgtgagttcccacatctggagtggtttctgggtgctttcattggtgctgtgacttggaTGAGCTCTTCTACAGCCATTTAGGCAggtggaatcccatctgatgccccagacCCCAAATGCTAGTCTCACTTTTCATTCGCCTGGtcgctctcctccacatccactactggcttcagattggtgagttttcccttAGGTCAGCTtcaacactcctctgctgacctgagaattGACTATTGATCATCTGGTGCCCTTGAAGCTGTTGAGTGTGTGttcccccagccacaacttttacaGTCTTGGCTGCCCCCTTATTTGACCTCATCAGACAGGTGAgtccctgatctttatggtggagattcttcCTCAGGGTTGAGGCTTCTCTTTGCACTCACTCTCAAAATTCCTGacgtcaggtcctcaactctctcagtttttgcccagcacacactgaTGCTTGGGTGAcagccaactagtctgtgaccgCGGGATGCCCTGGACACTAACTCTGCtatatcagtctccaccatgggatctgggtcctccattccagcagattcacccttggggtgtctactagacaatcttaaacccctttaCCTGACCCCCGGCCTAagtaatcaatccaaaatggccacatagtggcacacagcttctgtgagccaGAGGGCAGATggaaagtcttttctttcttgtgcttctttgctcttcctgcaaactcaaacttttgacttcttctccccctcttaatccct is from Sciurus carolinensis chromosome 13, mSciCar1.2, whole genome shotgun sequence and encodes:
- the LOC124963266 gene encoding sepiapterin reductase-like, encoding MEGGSHKEGGFGRTLCVLTGASRGFGRALATLLARLLSPGSVLLPTARNQEALRQLEAELAAEHPGLRVVPVPADLGSDAGLQQLLGALRDLPRPEGLQRLLLINNAATLGDISKVFQTFSDPAEANSYWAMNLTSTLCLTSSLLKAFPERPGLSRTVVNISSFCALKPYKGWALYCAGKAARDMMFQVLAAEEPSVRVLSYDPGALDTDMQQLARETTVDLDLRKRLQDLKTNGELVDCRISAQKLLDLLQTDAFESGAHVDF